The stretch of DNA AGAACACCACGGCGAGAACGACGAGCGCGCTCAGAAATCCGAGGATGATGGTGCGAACGTCAGCGTCGAGGCCCATTTGGTCAGACGAACGAGTGTGGGGCGCTTCAACCCTCCGACTACGGGAGTTCAGGCAAACCGGACGCATTTTTGCCTCGGCACTGAAACCACCAGCCATGGATGAGCGGGCCGCCCTCAGACGCATCGCAGCAACCCTGCCAGCCGCGGGTGACGACGCCGCTGTCGTAGACGGGCAGGTCATCACCACCGACATGCTCCACGAGCGGACGGATTTTCCCGAGGGGACCACCCGCTACACCGCCGGATGGCGCGCCGTCGGCGCATCGCTTTCTGATGTGGCCGGGATGGGCGCACAGGCGACGGTCGCGGTGTCTGCCTACGCCGCCCCGTCGTTCGACGAGGCGGAACTCGAAGCCTATCTCGAAGGCGCACGCGACGTGTGCGACGCCGTGGGCGCAGAGTACGTCGGCGGCGACTTAGATACGCACGCGGAGTTCACCGTAGCGACGACCGCGCTTGGCGAGACCGACACCCCGGTGCTGCGCTCGGGAGCGAATCCGGGCGACATCGTTGCAGTGACTGGCGGCCTTGGCCGGTCTGCGGCGGCGCTTCGCCTGTTCGAACAGGGCGAATTCGACCGCGCGAACGACCTCTTTCAGTTCACCCCACGTGTGGCCGCAGGCGTCGCACTCGCCCCGCACGCGAGCGCCATGATGGATATCAGCGACGGCGTCGCCCGCTCGCTCCACCAGCTTGCAGAAGCCAGCGACTGTGGCTTTGCGGTCGAAGAAGCCTCGATTCCGGTGGTTGATGCAGTAGAAGAGTTGGCAACCGACGCGACAGACCGCCGCGAATTGAGCCTCTTTTTCGGCGAGGACTTCGAGTTGCTCGTGACGATTCCCGAAACCGAATGGGACGCGGCGGTCACCGCGTGTCCAGACGCGCTCACCAAAGTCGGTGTGGTCACTGGTGAGGGGGTTGAGTTAGACGGAACCCCGCTCCCAGACCGAGGCTACACCCACGGCAGTTAGAGAAACTCGATTGGGACGGGCGTGAAACAGAGCAGTCCCAACACGAACGTCAACACGCCAATAGCGATGCGTTTGGTGTCGAGCGGGTCGTCGTGAACCGGGTGGGCGGGGCCTGCGTACGCAATCCCCATCGAGAACAGCCCCCAGAAGAACCAGATGCCCGCGGCGTTCGAGGAGGCGTGGAAGTAGTAGAGGTAGCCCGCAAGCCCGAACAGCACGGCGGGAACGAGCGCAGCGAGCGTCTCTTGGCGTTCGCCAAGCATCGAGCGGACGAGGTGGCCCCCATCAAGCTGTCCAACTGGGAGCAGGTTGAGGAACGTGACGAAGAAGCCAACCCACCCGCCCATCACGACGGGGTTCACAGACATCGCGGGGTCTGCGTATTCGAGTGGCCGCCCAACCGCCGTCGCAATCAGTTCGAGGATGAGGGGATTGTTGAAGCGAATCTGGACGGAGCCAGGGTCATTGAGGACGGCGGCGGGTGCGGTGACTGGGTCCATGTACAGGCCGATAATGGTCACGACGGCGGCGGCGACGAGTCCGGCGAGCGGGCCCGCAACGCCGATATCGAACAGTGCCTTGCGGTCTGGCATCCGCCCGCGCATGCGAATGACCGCGCCCATCGTCCCGATGAGCGTCGGGAACGGGATGAAGTAGGGCAGACTCGCGTCCACGCCGTGATACCGGCTCATGGCGTAGTGGCCGAACTCGTGGACGCCGAGCACGCCAAGAATGGCGAGCGCGAACGGGAGCGCCTGCACGAGGTCGAGCGGGTTCTGCGTGATGTCGATGTAGTACCACGCCGTCCCGGCGTAGAGCGTCGAGAGAATCGTGAGCAGCGCCATGAGCACGTTCGTCCACGGGAATCCCCGAGAACCGCTCGTGTGTGGCTCTGCGACGAGGACGTGTTCGCCCGTCTGTTGGGTAAGCGTTACTTCGTAGCCGTGGTCTCTGAACAGCGGCCAGAGCTGTCGTTCGACGGAGTCTGCAGTGTCGAGGGGGACGCCGTAGTAGAAAAGGCGAGTGCCGTCGGTTCGCGTTTCATACACATGAAACGCGTTCGAAAACGCATCCACCGGAGGGCCATCGGCCGGTGGACTGGGGGTGTCCATTGGCACTCAGTAAGAGTGGAGTAGTGATAAATCCCGTGACGGGGACCACGGGAAGGTCTGGAACGACCTAGTGGTTTCCGTTGCGTGTGGTGGCACGCGGTGCCGGTCACGGTTGTGGCACGCAGTGACCGATTTGGAACGTCAGCGTGTGGTGGCACGCGGTGACTGTCTGTGTAAGGTGCAGTGTGACGCGTTATACAGTAGCCTGTTGGACACGCCAGGTGGTGGCGCTCGTGTACGACCACTTCTCGATGGTGAGATCAGTGGCGGAGTCACAGAGCTTGACCATCAGCGCGCCGATTTCTTTTGGCGAGAGGCCAACGTCGTCGGCGATGAACTTCCCTTTGAAGAAGAATTCGCCCTTCTCCATCGCGCGTTGCTTTAGGTAGCTCTTGAGCCGATCTTCTTTGCTGACAGTGGAGGGTTGCTCCGTTGTAGCGCTCATCTCTAACACCTCGACTACTCGTAGCCACTTCCAGAGCATATAAGCGGCAGAACCTTAGGATTGATTTGAGTCGTTTTAGCGAAATAGAGGGGGTCAGACAACCTTTTACAAAGCCCTGAAAAGGCGTTTAATATTTTAAAACAGCAGGAGAATGCGTAACTCCCTATTCAAAACCTTTCACGAATCACGCCCGGAGTTGGGCGTCAGACGGTCGAACATCCGGCAAAATATTCCTTGAAATGCTAGTTTGGCCGACTGCGCGCGCTCAGCTTACTGTCGTTCGTGGACCCAAAACTCCTCATCGACCGTCACTTCCTTTTTAAACAGCGGCACTTCGTCTTTGAGCCGGTTGATGCCGTCTTCGACCGTCTCGAACGCCTCCCCGCGGTGGGCGGCGAGCACCACGACGAACACGATGTCCTCGCCATACTCGATGACGCCGGTTCGGTGGTGCATCACGACGGAGAGGACGCCCTCTCGCGCTTCGAGTTCGCGCGAAATCGTTGCCATACGCTCCTCTGCGACGCCTTCGTACTTCTCGAACTGGAGATATTCGGTGGGTGCGTCGTCAGCCGACTCCTTCGCGCGGACCCGCCCGGTGAAGGTGGCAATCGCGCCCGACAACTCCGCCTTGTCTGAGGCTTTGACCTGTGCGACCAGCGATTCGAGCGTCTCGTAGGGCTCGAGTTCTCCGATGGCGTCGACGATGGCCGCAATGTCGGCCGAGGCTGCGTCTGCGACGCGATAGAGTACGTCGCCCGCGTGGGACACGTCGCCACAAACGACCTGTGGCAGGCGAACGCCGGGGTCGCCGTGGACGATGGCGTAGTCGTGGGTCGCCGCAAGGCGGTCGATGAGGTGGTCGAGTGAGTCGTCGCCGGCACCCGTCCACCCCGACTCAGCGAGGGTGTACGCGGTCGTCACGCCGGTCGGTCGGTCGTCCACAGGGAGCGCATCGACGCGGGAAATCGTGGCCACGCGAGCGTCCGAGCCGAGGCGGGCAGCCAGTTGCTCGGCCAGCGCCGCTGCGTCGTCGCCGCAGACTGAGAAGACGTACATACCCGCGCAAACGCACGCGAGTCGCTTGTACGCTTCGCCGTCCAGTTGGCAACTCTTAAGGCTAACTCTGGGAAACCACGAACAGACATGAAGGTCGTCGTTTCTATCGGTGGGAGTGTGCTCGCACCATCGCTTGGGTCAGAGCGAGTGAAGGCACACGCCACCGTCGTCGAATCGCTCGCATCGGAGGGTATAGACCTCGGCATCGTCGTCGGTGGCGGCGGCGTTGCCAGAGAGTACATCAAGGCCGCGCGGAACCACGGCGCAAACGAGATTCAACTCGACCAGTTGGGCATCGACGTGACACGCCTCAACGCGCGACTGTTACTCACCGCGCTCGGGGAG from Haladaptatus sp. ZSTT2 encodes:
- a CDS encoding DUF7123 family protein, with protein sequence MSATTEQPSTVSKEDRLKSYLKQRAMEKGEFFFKGKFIADDVGLSPKEIGALMVKLCDSATDLTIEKWSYTSATTWRVQQATV
- a CDS encoding molybdopterin synthase — protein: MYVFSVCGDDAAALAEQLAARLGSDARVATISRVDALPVDDRPTGVTTAYTLAESGWTGAGDDSLDHLIDRLAATHDYAIVHGDPGVRLPQVVCGDVSHAGDVLYRVADAASADIAAIVDAIGELEPYETLESLVAQVKASDKAELSGAIATFTGRVRAKESADDAPTEYLQFEKYEGVAEERMATISRELEAREGVLSVVMHHRTGVIEYGEDIVFVVVLAAHRGEAFETVEDGINRLKDEVPLFKKEVTVDEEFWVHERQ
- the thiL gene encoding thiamine-phosphate kinase; the encoded protein is MDERAALRRIAATLPAAGDDAAVVDGQVITTDMLHERTDFPEGTTRYTAGWRAVGASLSDVAGMGAQATVAVSAYAAPSFDEAELEAYLEGARDVCDAVGAEYVGGDLDTHAEFTVATTALGETDTPVLRSGANPGDIVAVTGGLGRSAAALRLFEQGEFDRANDLFQFTPRVAAGVALAPHASAMMDISDGVARSLHQLAEASDCGFAVEEASIPVVDAVEELATDATDRRELSLFFGEDFELLVTIPETEWDAAVTACPDALTKVGVVTGEGVELDGTPLPDRGYTHGS
- a CDS encoding site-2 protease family protein, coding for MDTPSPPADGPPVDAFSNAFHVYETRTDGTRLFYYGVPLDTADSVERQLWPLFRDHGYEVTLTQQTGEHVLVAEPHTSGSRGFPWTNVLMALLTILSTLYAGTAWYYIDITQNPLDLVQALPFALAILGVLGVHEFGHYAMSRYHGVDASLPYFIPFPTLIGTMGAVIRMRGRMPDRKALFDIGVAGPLAGLVAAAVVTIIGLYMDPVTAPAAVLNDPGSVQIRFNNPLILELIATAVGRPLEYADPAMSVNPVVMGGWVGFFVTFLNLLPVGQLDGGHLVRSMLGERQETLAALVPAVLFGLAGYLYYFHASSNAAGIWFFWGLFSMGIAYAGPAHPVHDDPLDTKRIAIGVLTFVLGLLCFTPVPIEFL